TCGTCGTGCCAGGTGCCGTCGGCGAGGACCTCGTGGCGCGCGGGATCCGCGGCCAGCAGCGGGTCCTCGCCCAGCCGCTCGAAGCGCAGCAGGTCCTTCGAGGCGGCCGCGCCGATGCGCTGCACGTTCGCGCCGTCCGCGGCGAGCGTGGAGCCCGTGTAGAAGAGGTACCAGAGCCCGTCGTCCCCGCGGACGGTCGACCCGGTCCAGGTGGCGAGGTCGTCCCAGGCCCCGGGGTCCGCCCGGACGAGGGCGTCCTCGATCCTGGTCCAGGTCACGAGATCGTCGGAGACCGCGTGGCCCACCTGCGCCCGGTAGTGGCGCCGCTCGGGGTCGTGGAGCGCCCGGGACGCGTAGAGGAAGAAGAGGTGGTGCGTTTCGCCGTCGTCGGCGAACCAGAAGTCCCATACCCATGAGTCGCGCAGTGCGAGCATCAGCCCTTCACCCCGCTCGCGGCCACGGAGGCGATGAACTGGCGCTGGAAGACCAGGAACACGAGCAGGACGGGGATCGTGATGAGCGACGTGTAGGCCATGACCTCGCCCCAGGCGGTGTTGAGCTGGAAGAAGTACTGCATCCCCACCATGACGGGACGCAGCTGCTCCTGCTGGACCACCATGAGCGGCCAGAGGTACTGGTTCCAGGCGGCGAGGAAGCTGAGGATCGCGACCGTCGCGATCGCCGGCCCCGAGAGCGGCATCGCGATGCGGCGGTAGATCGTGAACCAGCTCGCGCCGTCGATGCGGGCGGCCTCGTCGATCGACCGCGGGATCGTGGAGAAGTACTGGGTGAACAGGAAGATGGAGAACGCGTTCGCGACGAACGGGACGATCTGCACCTTGTAGGAGTTCAGCCAGCCGAAGTCGTAGACCAGGACCCCGTTCTCGAGCCCCAGCGTGGGCAGCTTCGAGACCCAGTACACCATCGGCACCGCGATGGTCTCGAAGGGCACGACCAGGGTGGCCAGGACGAAGCCGAGCACGAGCCCGCGCCCCCGCCAGGTCAGGCGGGACAGCGCGAAGCCGGCGAGCGAGTTGACGAAGAGCCCCGCCACGACGGTCACCACGGTGACGATCACCGAGTTGGCCAGGAACCGCCACACCGGGACGCGGTCGAAGATCTTGTCGTAGTTCCCGAGGCTCACGTCGCCGATCGGCAGGAAGGCGCGCCACGAGGAGAGGTCCTGGAGG
This genomic interval from Brachybacterium aquaticum contains the following:
- a CDS encoding carbohydrate ABC transporter permease, which codes for MSAPVLPTTDPAPSPAARRDAAEPARRPRGQRGGRRRRTVLTYVLLGILGAFFLFPLVFMFVSSLKPDAQILQDLSSWRAFLPIGDVSLGNYDKIFDRVPVWRFLANSVIVTVVTVVAGLFVNSLAGFALSRLTWRGRGLVLGFVLATLVVPFETIAVPMVYWVSKLPTLGLENGVLVYDFGWLNSYKVQIVPFVANAFSIFLFTQYFSTIPRSIDEAARIDGASWFTIYRRIAMPLSGPAIATVAILSFLAAWNQYLWPLMVVQQEQLRPVMVGMQYFFQLNTAWGEVMAYTSLITIPVLLVFLVFQRQFIASVAASGVKG